A region of Blattabacterium cuenoti STAT DNA encodes the following proteins:
- the rpsI gene encoding 30S ribosomal protein S9 has protein sequence MIHTIGRRKRSLARIYLKIGNGLIIINSKKLEQYFPKYLHPKILYPIEIVNKKIEEFDINVKVSGGGFNGQSEAIRLAISRALCVFDIKNRKKLKSEGLLTRDSREVERKKFGQKKARKKYQFSKR, from the coding sequence ATGATACATACTATAGGAAGAAGAAAAAGATCTCTTGCACGTATTTATTTAAAAATAGGAAACGGATTAATAATTATTAATTCTAAAAAATTGGAACAATATTTTCCAAAATATCTTCATCCAAAAATTTTATATCCTATTGAAATAGTGAACAAAAAAATTGAAGAATTTGATATTAATGTGAAAGTATCTGGAGGAGGATTCAACGGTCAATCGGAAGCAATCCGTCTTGCTATATCTCGTGCACTTTGTGTATTTGATATAAAAAATAGAAAAAAACTAAAATCCGAAGGATTACTGACTCGTGATTCTAGAGAAGTAGAAAGAAAAAAATTTGGACAGAAAAAAGCAAGAAAAAAATATCAGTTTTCAAAACGTTAA
- the rplM gene encoding 50S ribosomal protein L13, which translates to MDFLSFKTISAKKSSCLKSWIIIDAKNQILGRLSTKIACIIMGKHKPFFSPNINCGDHVIVINSNKIKLTGKKWNNKKYIYYTGYPGGQKAISIQNLLNKDSRNIIYKSVKGMLPKNRLGRLIFKNLHVYPKTEHNHEAQKPILLKL; encoded by the coding sequence ATGGATTTTTTGAGTTTTAAAACAATTTCAGCAAAAAAAAGTTCTTGTTTAAAATCTTGGATAATAATAGATGCAAAAAATCAAATTTTGGGAAGATTATCTACTAAAATTGCTTGTATTATAATGGGTAAACATAAACCTTTTTTTTCTCCTAATATAAATTGTGGAGATCATGTTATAGTTATCAATTCTAATAAAATTAAACTTACTGGAAAAAAATGGAATAATAAAAAATATATTTATTATACTGGTTATCCAGGTGGTCAAAAAGCGATTTCTATTCAAAATTTATTAAATAAAGATTCAAGGAATATAATATATAAATCAGTGAAAGGTATGTTACCTAAAAATCGTTTAGGACGATTAATTTTTAAAAATTTACATGTATATCCAAAAACAGAACATAATCATGAAGCTCAAAAACCTATTTTATTGAAATTATAA